CCATGCCGATGACATGCGAGACGATGTCGCGGACGGACCATCCCGGGCAGGGGGTCCGCCGGTTCCACTCGCCCTCCACGAGCGGCTGCACCAGCTCGGATATCGCCTCGACGGAGTGGGTCCAGGCATCGGCGTAGGGCTGGAGGGTGGGATGCAGACTCACGGAACGGGACCCCTCGGCGGTCGGTACACGGTCAGGTTGTGGCGGCATTGCCAGTGGGGAGTGGTGGCGGTCGGCGGGCGGCTTGGGCATCCCCCGGGCTCTCGCTCCGCTTCGAGACAGGGGGGATCCCCAAGTTACGCTGCTGTGAGGCACCCCGGCAGTGCTTTCGTGTGACGATCGTAGGCCCGTCGGGACAACTCGATTGCCAGGACGGTGGTAGTGTGCGCGCCTCTCTGATCCAGATCGCCGTGGACGAGGGCGAATCGGTCGCCGTACGACGGCGGCGCGCGGCCTCGCTGGTACGCGCGGAGTCCGCCGCCGATCTGGTCGTGCTGCCGGAGCTGTGGACCACCGGGGCCTTCGCCTTCGACGAGTTCGACGGCGCGGCGGAGCCGCTGCGCGGGCCGACGTACGAGGCGATGGCCGCGGCCGCGGCCGACGCGGGCGTGTGGCTGCACGCCGGCTCGGTGCCGGAACGGGACATCGACGGCACCCTCTACAACACCTCCCTCGTCTTCACTCCGTCCGGAGACCTGGCCGCCTCCTACCGCAAGATCCACCGCTTCGGCTTCGACCAGGGCGAGGCGGTGCTGATGGGGGCCGGCCGGGACCTGGTCGCGGTCCGGCTGCCGGAGACGGTCGTCGGTGTGGCGACCTGCTACGACCTCCGTTTCCCCGAGCTGTTCCGCGGCCTCGTCGACGCGGGCGCCGAGACCCTGGTCGTCCCGGCGGGCTGGCCGGAGCGCCGCCGGGCGCACTGGACGCTGCTGGCCCGCGCGCGGGCGGTGGAGAACCAGGCGTTCGTGCTCGCCTGCGGAACGGCCGGGACCCACGCCGGGGTTCCCCAGGCCGGTCACTCGATCGTGGTGGATCCCTGGGGCGAGGTGCTGGCGGAGGCCGGAGCGGACGAGGAGGTCCTGCGCGCCGAGTTCGACCCCGCGAAGGTGGCACGCACCCGCGAGCAGTTCCCGGCCCTCAAGGACCGGGTCCTCTGACCCGGCGACCGGGCGGTCGTCCCGGTCCGGCGCCCCAGCCCTGCACCCGGCCCGGCGCCCCAGCCCTGCACCCGGGCCGGGGCCAGGGCCCGCGTGCTCCCGGCACCCCCGCGCCCCGCGTACCCGGGACCGCCCTGCGCGGGCAGCCGGTGGGCGAGCCGCGCCCCACGCACCCGGCCCGCCCCACGCACCCGGCCCGCCCCACGCACCCGGCCCGCCCGGCGGACCCGCCCGTCCGGCCGCCGGATCAGCCCTCGTCCCGTTCCTTCTCCGCCAGGTGGATCACGCACACCGCCACCGAGATCAGCAGCGCCGGGTCCGCGTCGTCGCGCACGATGTCGACGCCGTAGGTCTCGACGACGCTCAGCCACCGCCGGGAGATCACGGCCAGCAGCTCCCCGTCGTACTCGACGGCGAACTCCCGGTCGAGGATCTTGCCGCTGACGTCCAGCTCGGTGCCGTCGGCCAGGGAAACCCGGTAGTGGTTGCGCAGCAGCGACAGCCGCTTGCGGCGGATCTTCGCCAGCGCCTCCCCGTCCCGCTCGATCACCATCGTGTCCCGCAGCGCGAACATCTTCTGGTGGATGTCGATCAGGACCCGGCCGCGGGCGTCCTTCAGCTCGAAGGTGTCCCGCAGCCGCATCGCCTTGCCGTCGACGAGGAAGACCTTGTCTCCGTGCTCGTCCTCGATCCAGTAGTCGTCACCGATGCCGAGGATCCGGTCGCGTACGAGGAATCTCATGCCTCACGGCTTCCCCGGCCGGGCCCGCCCGACGCCGCCGGTAGGCCGACGGGCTGAGCGCGGCCGGCCGGTGGCACCCTTGACGCATGAGCGAACCGGCCCCGACCCCGACCCCGCGACGCGCCCGTGTCCGCGCCCCCGAGCTGACCGGCGAGGGCGGCTGGCTGAACACCGGCGGACGGCAGTACAGCCTCGCCGACCTGCGCGGACGCATCGTCCTGCTGGACTTCTGGACCTTCTGCTGCATCAACTGCCTGCACGTCCTGGACGAGCTGCGCGAGCTGGAGGACAAACACCGCGACACGGTGGTCGTGGTCGGCGTGCACTCCCCGAAGTTCGCGCACGAGGCCGAGCACCGGGCCGTCGTCGACGCCGTGGAGCGGTACGGCGTGGAGCACCCCGTGCTCGACGACCCGCAGCTGGCCACCTGGAAGCAGTACGCGGTACGGGCCTGGCCGACGCTGGTCGTGATCGACCCGGAGGGCTATGTCGTCGCCCAGCACGCGGGCGAGGGCCATGCGCACGCCATCGAACGGCTGGTCGAGGAGCTGGAGGCCGAGCACACCGCCAAGGGCACCCTGCGGCGCGGCGACGGGCCCTACGTACCGCCGGAGCCCGAGCCCACCACCCTGCGCTTCCCCGGCAAGGCGCTGCGCCTGCCCGCCGGGACCTTCCTGGTCAGCGACACCACCCGGCACCAGCTCGTGGAGCTGGCCGGGGACGGGGAGAGCGAGCTGCGCCGGATCGGCTCCGGGACGCGCGGATTCACCGACGGCGACGCCGCCACGGCCTGCTTCAGCGAGCCGCAGGGGCTGGCCCTGCTCGACGACGGCTCGGTCGTCGTCGCCGACACCGTCAACCACGCGCTGCGCCGCCTGGACCCGGCCACCGGCGAGGTCACCACCCTCGCCGGGACCGGCCGCCAGTGGTGGCAGGGCTCACCGACCGCCGGGCCGGCCCGCGAGACCGACCTCTCCTCGCCCTGGGACGTGGCCTGGTGGCAGGGCCGGGTGTGGATCGCCATGTCGGGCGTGCACCAGCTGTGGACGTACGACCCGGCCGGGCACACCGTGTCCGTCGCCGCCGGCACGACCAACGAGGGCCTGGTCGACGGCCCCGCCGACCAGGCGTGGTTCGCGCAGCCGTCGGGTCTGGCGGCCACGCCCGAGCGGCTGTGGCTGGCCGACTCCGAGACCTCCGCGCTGCGCTGGGTGGAGGCGGACGGCTCGGTGCACACGGCCGTGGGCACCGGCCTGTTCGACTTCGGCCACCGCGACGGCGCCGCCGGACAGGCCCTGTTCCAGCACCCGCTCGGGGTCACCGCCCTGCCGGACGGCTCGGTGGCCGTCGCCGACACCTACAACCACGCCCTGCGCCGCTACGACCCCGCCACCGGCGAGGTCACCACGCTCGCCACGGATCTGCGCGAGCCCAGCGACGCGGTGCTCGACGGCGACGACATCGTGGTGGTGGAGTCGGCCCGGCACCGGCTGACCCGGCTGCGTCTGCCCGAGGAGGCGGTACGGGTGCAGGCCGTCGCCCACCGCACCCGCCGCGCCGCCACCGAGGTCGCCCCCGGCCGGCTCCGGCTGGACGTGATCTTCCAGGCGCCGAAGGGCCAGAAGCTGGACACCCGTTACGGTCCCTCCACCCGCCTGCTGGTCTCCGCCACCCCGCCCGAGCTGCTGCTCGACGGCGAGGGCGCGGGCACCGACCTGGCCCGCGCCCTGGAGCTGAACCCCGCTGTCGGGGAAGGCGTCCTGCACGTCTCCGCGATGGCCGCCTCCTGCGACGACGATCCGGACAACCCGTACCCGGCCTGCCATGTGCACCAGCAGGACTGGGGCGTCCCGGTCCGGCTGGCCGGGGACGGCGCCGACCGGCTGCCGCTCGTGCTGGCCGGTCTGGACGCCTGACGGGCCGGGCCCCCGCCCGGCCCGGACACCGGCCGGAGCCCGTGTGGGCTCCGGCCCGCGGCGGCGCGGTCAGAGACCGTAGCCGTCGCTGTAACCGTCACGTGTGGTGTGGTGCCGCTCCTCCTCGACGACGGTCGTCGCGGGCGGCACCATGACGCGGCGGCGCCGCGCGATGCTGCTGAACGTCGTGACGCCGATCAGTCCGACGATCATCAGGATGACGCCGACCAGGTGCAGGTTGACCCCCTGCATGTGCCAGTCGGTCGCGAACGTGAGGATGGCTCCCACGGCGATGAGGATGATGCACCCGCCGAGGCCCATGAGTGTCGCCTCCTAGCCCGGTTCCAGGTCCGGTTCGGATCCGGTGGTTCCGGCCGTTCCGGTCCCCTCCGGTCAACTCCGGGTACCCCGGGGCCGGATGGACATGCGGGGGCGGCGCCCATGGGCCGCGCGCTCAGCCCTCCAGGAACGCCACCAGCGCGTTGGCCAGCAGGAACGGGTCGTCGGCCGCGCACAGTTCGCGGGCGCTGTGCATGGAGAGGATCGCGACACCGATGTCGACGGTCCTGATGCCGTGCCGGGCCGCGGTGATCGGGCCGATCGTGGTGCCGCACGGCATGGAATTGTTGGAG
The sequence above is drawn from the Streptomyces sp. SAT1 genome and encodes:
- a CDS encoding carbon-nitrogen family hydrolase — translated: MRASLIQIAVDEGESVAVRRRRAASLVRAESAADLVVLPELWTTGAFAFDEFDGAAEPLRGPTYEAMAAAAADAGVWLHAGSVPERDIDGTLYNTSLVFTPSGDLAASYRKIHRFGFDQGEAVLMGAGRDLVAVRLPETVVGVATCYDLRFPELFRGLVDAGAETLVVPAGWPERRRAHWTLLARARAVENQAFVLACGTAGTHAGVPQAGHSIVVDPWGEVLAEAGADEEVLRAEFDPAKVARTREQFPALKDRVL
- a CDS encoding NHL domain-containing thioredoxin family protein, which codes for MSEPAPTPTPRRARVRAPELTGEGGWLNTGGRQYSLADLRGRIVLLDFWTFCCINCLHVLDELRELEDKHRDTVVVVGVHSPKFAHEAEHRAVVDAVERYGVEHPVLDDPQLATWKQYAVRAWPTLVVIDPEGYVVAQHAGEGHAHAIERLVEELEAEHTAKGTLRRGDGPYVPPEPEPTTLRFPGKALRLPAGTFLVSDTTRHQLVELAGDGESELRRIGSGTRGFTDGDAATACFSEPQGLALLDDGSVVVADTVNHALRRLDPATGEVTTLAGTGRQWWQGSPTAGPARETDLSSPWDVAWWQGRVWIAMSGVHQLWTYDPAGHTVSVAAGTTNEGLVDGPADQAWFAQPSGLAATPERLWLADSETSALRWVEADGSVHTAVGTGLFDFGHRDGAAGQALFQHPLGVTALPDGSVAVADTYNHALRRYDPATGEVTTLATDLREPSDAVLDGDDIVVVESARHRLTRLRLPEEAVRVQAVAHRTRRAATEVAPGRLRLDVIFQAPKGQKLDTRYGPSTRLLVSATPPELLLDGEGAGTDLARALELNPAVGEGVLHVSAMAASCDDDPDNPYPACHVHQQDWGVPVRLAGDGADRLPLVLAGLDA
- a CDS encoding LURP-one-related/scramblase family protein — its product is MRFLVRDRILGIGDDYWIEDEHGDKVFLVDGKAMRLRDTFELKDARGRVLIDIHQKMFALRDTMVIERDGEALAKIRRKRLSLLRNHYRVSLADGTELDVSGKILDREFAVEYDGELLAVISRRWLSVVETYGVDIVRDDADPALLISVAVCVIHLAEKERDEG
- a CDS encoding DUF6458 family protein yields the protein MGLGGCIILIAVGAILTFATDWHMQGVNLHLVGVILMIVGLIGVTTFSSIARRRRVMVPPATTVVEEERHHTTRDGYSDGYGL